One segment of Anatilimnocola aggregata DNA contains the following:
- a CDS encoding CPBP family glutamic-type intramembrane protease has protein sequence MTSVTIEQPLAAPERVSFYESHWKLIWFVVGLIGLLSWRLAFLFDWSAVVRAAPYLSIALVVLPQLCFLVYPLLTREPNRALSFPALARWPAEFLIAAGTIFLIFTTLIVVNVVLKWLLPDFTFTPPVFSDMAKSGRVWAVVALMVFAFTAAPICEEVFFRGFLQNSFRARMPLVVAALLQSLIFGFVHSYSLPHSLAAAGLGLALTAIYEWRKTLLTPILIHMGNNFIAALGVMLMMLVAAESPVLGITCDPADARATIRSMIPGGPADKAGLQVGDVIVAINDKPVRNHAHLLKVTQQHRAWEKVTLTIERDGQEQEISAVFQRRGDLQK, from the coding sequence ATGACCTCGGTAACGATCGAACAACCACTTGCCGCGCCGGAGCGAGTTTCGTTTTACGAGTCGCACTGGAAACTGATTTGGTTCGTGGTGGGTTTGATCGGGCTACTCAGCTGGCGGCTAGCATTTCTTTTCGACTGGTCAGCGGTTGTCAGGGCGGCTCCGTACCTGAGCATCGCGCTGGTCGTATTGCCGCAACTCTGCTTTTTGGTGTATCCACTCCTCACGCGCGAGCCGAACCGAGCACTCAGTTTTCCAGCGCTGGCTCGCTGGCCGGCAGAGTTTTTGATCGCGGCGGGGACGATTTTTCTGATCTTTACGACGCTCATCGTCGTGAATGTCGTACTGAAGTGGCTGCTGCCGGATTTTACATTCACACCCCCAGTCTTCAGCGATATGGCGAAGTCGGGAAGGGTCTGGGCTGTCGTAGCGCTGATGGTTTTCGCGTTCACCGCGGCCCCGATCTGTGAGGAAGTGTTTTTTCGCGGCTTTCTGCAGAACTCGTTTCGCGCGCGGATGCCGCTCGTCGTGGCTGCATTGCTGCAATCCTTGATCTTCGGCTTCGTTCATTCCTACAGCTTGCCTCACTCCCTGGCCGCTGCTGGGTTGGGCCTGGCACTGACCGCTATCTACGAATGGCGCAAGACGCTGCTGACGCCGATCCTCATTCACATGGGGAATAACTTCATTGCGGCCCTGGGCGTGATGTTAATGATGCTCGTGGCAGCAGAGTCACCCGTGCTCGGAATCACCTGCGATCCGGCCGATGCGCGGGCGACGATCCGCTCGATGATTCCCGGAGGTCCAGCCGACAAGGCTGGGCTGCAAGTGGGAGACGTCATCGTCGCCATTAACGACAAGCCTGTTCGCAACCATGCCCACCTGCTGAAGGTAACCCAGCAGCATCGGGCTTGGGAAAAGGTCACTCTCACCATCGAGCGCGATGGTCAAGAACAGGAAATATCTGCAGTCTTTCAGCGCCGCGGCGACCTCCAGAAGTAG
- a CDS encoding redoxin domain-containing protein encodes MNCRALTCLVLTALAGLLLPVAMLRAQDAVPATTAEKADDKKSEDKPADEAKPEAKKTEEPKKEEPKPAVAKPEEKKAEEPKADEKAPPSNGPLPGHSLHAEVFNEGPRQKAYLMPGMPKITFAVTSKNPEAIAFVHQGIGQIHGFWYYEAERSFRQAAALDKDCAIAYWGMALANMDNRDRGKKFMAECIKRKANAGEHEVMYIDALDAYLKAENNKKKERNEAYTKALEKILYKYPDDLEARSLLALQLWKNRDSGMPISSFLAIDALLDQVFHANPMHPAHHYRIHLWDYERHENALKSAALCGQTSPGIAHMWHMPGHIYSKARRYDDACFQQEASARTDHAHMMRDRVLPDQIHNFAHNNEWLIRNLIHTGRARDAVELAKNMTSLPRHPKFNTLEKSGSAQLGRARLWDSLAKFELWDELLALTETPYLDATEKEAEQQKRLRHIGHALYRQGEIAQADALLAQLQQQLDDLLEDQTAAATKAETKAKDDKKSAADVKKAVDAAKKTFDAKLTPLKKVVDELQGHQAVAGGDFKKGHELLKKVGNQDAGYLAWLQFKAGSVDEAIKAAQANVTARKNEVLPLLMLTEIQFLAGKQGDARKTFDELREISGQIDLSAPVFQRFAPIAKELGQAGDWRMVKQPKPDTGNRPTLNSLGPFRWAPSPALDWQLVDSAGKKHSLVDYRGKPVIVLFFLGHGCLHCAEQIKEFGKAHSQFAAAGIEIVAISSDDQAGLKSSIENYTDGPIPFPLLADSNLATFQSYRCFDDFEKLPLHGTFLVDGQGLVRWQDISFEPFKDTKFLLGESKRLLNQTMGSAEPKPVTNPMAAVERAAAAESGACEGVAAPYQSVGFVEFPKEVELGAVSAVAIGKNDEIYILQRGEVPLLAFDKDGKYLRGWGQGLFKVPHGLRIDKEGHIWTTDNGNHVLRQFNREGRLLLTFGQEGKGVGGELGFKSPDDLVIDSAGNFYVADAGNGRIVKLSPEGKYLTAWGKKGKGEGEFATAHGLAIDGKDRIYVADRGNKRVQIFDNAGKYVDSWTFGGNPFGLIVIGDELIATDGDVHKIYHLDPAGKTIASWGDPKTLLLPHLMDRDSRGRLYVSEVNGKRVQIFERK; translated from the coding sequence ATGAATTGTCGCGCACTCACGTGTCTCGTATTGACCGCGCTCGCCGGGCTGTTGCTGCCGGTGGCCATGCTTCGCGCCCAGGACGCAGTTCCCGCGACCACTGCGGAAAAAGCTGACGACAAGAAGTCAGAAGACAAGCCGGCTGACGAAGCCAAGCCTGAGGCGAAAAAGACCGAAGAGCCGAAGAAGGAAGAACCCAAGCCGGCAGTGGCGAAGCCAGAAGAGAAAAAGGCGGAAGAACCAAAAGCGGACGAGAAGGCACCTCCGTCTAACGGCCCGCTCCCCGGCCATTCGCTACATGCTGAAGTCTTTAACGAAGGGCCGAGGCAGAAGGCGTATTTGATGCCTGGCATGCCGAAGATCACATTTGCGGTGACGAGCAAGAACCCCGAAGCCATCGCGTTTGTGCATCAGGGGATCGGCCAGATTCACGGCTTTTGGTACTACGAGGCCGAACGTTCATTTCGCCAGGCAGCTGCCCTCGATAAGGATTGCGCCATCGCTTACTGGGGCATGGCCCTGGCCAACATGGACAATCGCGACCGCGGCAAGAAGTTCATGGCTGAATGTATCAAGCGCAAGGCCAACGCCGGCGAACATGAGGTGATGTACATCGATGCCCTCGATGCCTACCTGAAGGCCGAGAACAACAAGAAAAAGGAACGGAACGAAGCCTATACGAAGGCGCTCGAGAAGATTCTCTACAAGTATCCCGACGATCTCGAAGCCCGCAGTTTGCTGGCCTTGCAATTGTGGAAGAATCGCGATTCCGGCATGCCGATCAGCAGCTTTCTGGCGATTGACGCGCTGTTGGACCAGGTGTTTCACGCGAACCCGATGCACCCCGCGCATCACTACCGCATTCACCTGTGGGACTACGAGCGACACGAGAATGCGCTCAAGTCAGCTGCGCTCTGCGGGCAGACATCACCGGGCATCGCTCACATGTGGCACATGCCGGGTCACATCTATTCGAAGGCCCGCCGCTACGACGACGCCTGCTTTCAACAAGAGGCCTCTGCGCGAACCGATCACGCTCACATGATGCGGGACCGGGTTCTTCCCGATCAGATTCATAATTTCGCCCATAACAACGAATGGCTGATTCGCAACCTGATTCACACCGGCCGCGCACGCGACGCGGTGGAACTCGCCAAGAACATGACTTCACTCCCGCGGCATCCCAAGTTCAACACGCTGGAGAAAAGTGGCAGTGCCCAACTTGGCCGCGCACGACTGTGGGATTCGCTCGCCAAATTCGAACTGTGGGACGAACTGCTCGCGCTCACTGAAACGCCCTATCTCGATGCTACCGAAAAAGAAGCCGAGCAGCAAAAACGCCTGCGGCACATCGGTCATGCTTTGTATCGCCAGGGAGAAATTGCCCAGGCGGATGCACTGCTGGCCCAATTGCAGCAACAGCTCGACGATTTGCTCGAAGATCAAACCGCCGCGGCTACGAAGGCCGAAACCAAAGCCAAGGACGATAAGAAATCGGCAGCCGATGTGAAGAAAGCTGTCGACGCGGCGAAGAAAACCTTCGACGCCAAGCTGACTCCGCTGAAGAAGGTGGTCGACGAACTACAAGGTCACCAGGCAGTGGCCGGCGGTGACTTCAAGAAAGGACATGAACTGCTCAAGAAGGTTGGCAACCAAGATGCCGGTTATCTCGCTTGGTTGCAATTCAAAGCAGGCAGTGTGGACGAAGCGATCAAGGCCGCGCAAGCCAACGTGACTGCGCGCAAGAACGAAGTCCTGCCGCTGCTCATGCTTACCGAGATTCAGTTCCTGGCCGGCAAACAAGGTGATGCTCGCAAGACGTTCGACGAACTACGGGAGATCTCCGGCCAGATCGATTTGTCCGCCCCCGTCTTTCAGCGTTTTGCACCGATTGCCAAAGAGTTGGGCCAGGCAGGTGACTGGCGAATGGTCAAGCAACCAAAGCCCGACACAGGAAATCGCCCCACGCTCAATTCGCTCGGGCCATTTCGTTGGGCACCCTCGCCAGCCCTCGATTGGCAATTGGTCGATTCGGCTGGCAAAAAGCATTCCCTGGTAGACTATCGCGGTAAGCCGGTGATTGTCCTATTCTTCCTCGGACATGGCTGCCTGCATTGTGCCGAGCAGATCAAGGAGTTCGGCAAGGCGCACTCGCAGTTCGCGGCAGCGGGCATCGAGATTGTCGCCATTAGCAGCGACGATCAGGCAGGACTGAAGTCGTCGATCGAAAACTACACCGACGGGCCGATTCCGTTCCCGCTGCTGGCCGATTCCAACCTTGCGACGTTCCAGTCCTATCGTTGCTTCGACGACTTCGAGAAGCTGCCGCTACACGGCACATTCTTGGTCGACGGACAGGGTCTCGTACGTTGGCAAGACATCAGCTTTGAGCCGTTCAAGGATACGAAGTTCCTGCTCGGCGAAAGCAAGCGACTGCTGAATCAAACCATGGGTAGCGCAGAACCGAAACCGGTAACCAACCCAATGGCGGCCGTCGAACGGGCCGCTGCGGCGGAATCGGGCGCGTGTGAAGGTGTCGCTGCACCCTATCAATCGGTCGGCTTCGTGGAGTTTCCGAAGGAAGTGGAACTGGGAGCCGTTTCGGCCGTGGCAATCGGCAAGAACGATGAGATTTACATCCTCCAGCGTGGCGAAGTGCCGCTGCTCGCCTTCGACAAAGATGGCAAATACTTGCGCGGTTGGGGCCAAGGGTTGTTTAAAGTTCCGCACGGGCTGCGCATCGATAAAGAGGGGCATATTTGGACGACCGACAACGGTAATCATGTGCTGCGACAGTTCAATCGCGAAGGGCGTTTGCTCCTCACCTTCGGTCAGGAAGGCAAAGGGGTTGGCGGCGAACTGGGCTTCAAATCACCGGACGATCTCGTCATCGATTCAGCTGGGAACTTCTACGTGGCGGATGCCGGCAACGGCCGCATCGTGAAGCTGTCGCCGGAAGGGAAGTACCTCACCGCTTGGGGCAAGAAGGGAAAGGGAGAAGGCGAGTTCGCCACGGCTCACGGGTTGGCCATCGATGGCAAGGACCGCATCTACGTTGCCGACCGTGGCAACAAGCGAGTTCAGATTTTCGATAATGCGGGCAAATACGTCGATAGTTGGACCTTCGGCGGGAATCCGTTTGGACTGATCGTCATCGGCGACGAACTGATCGCGACCGACGGCGATGTGCATAAAATCTATCACCTCGATCCGGCTGGCAAGACCATCGCGAGTTGGGGCGATCCCAAGACGCTCCTGTTGCCCCACTTGATGGATCGCGACAGCCGCGGCCGGCTATACGTCAGCGAGGTGAACGGCAAGCGAGTGCAAATCTTCGAACGGAAGTAA
- a CDS encoding DUF1553 domain-containing protein, protein MRTCESTKYIRRLSLSNLWLLTIVTWQTCPAAEIQFNRDIRPILSDSCFPCHGPDEKNRQAELRLDLSESALLSRDGRRAIFPGNANASEVIQRITNSDPDLRMPPRDSGHAVTPEQVELLRRWITAGAKWERHWSLLSPVQPPLPGTKQTNWPTQPLDTFVLSRLEKEELQPAAQADQATLLRRISFDLTGLPPTPTEVATFLADQAPDAYERQVDRLLASPRYGERMAGPWLDAARYADTSGYQSDGERFMWRWRDWVIAAYNRNLPFDRFTIEQLAGDLLPNATLEQKIATGFHRNHRGNAEGGIIAEEYAAEYVADRVETTGTVWLGLTIGCARCHDHKFDPLPTRDFYSLAAFFNNVPEKGRAVKFGNSPPFIAAPTERQQEAQSQLHGRLLVANSQWHKYQPEVERAQLLWEKSDPAKLPPHYFHNQALVKDWTADDSRFNGERVFDAGDIADFGYLDKFTLSAWIWLDDEKSGGTIISRMTDVPHGDGYQFAVVGGKLQLNLVKRWLDDSTRVQTANKLQTGRWQHVATTYDGSRTAEGIRFYVNGQLQKNDVLLDEINQPINVKAPLRIGGGGGPAMNFRGQLRSARVDAIDLVSNDVAWLATAETLPEILKIEPAKRTAAQARKLREYYLTHHADERARTLLQRVQTLAQQARALQDSLPTVMVMEELPQPRETFVLLRGQYDQPGERVSFGVPGALPAWPNQAPNNRLGLARWLVSPTHPLTARVQVNRLWQLHFGTGLVKTAEDFGSQGEWPSHPELLDWLAVQWPAHGWDVKWLQRQMVTSSTYRQTSRTTPQRLELDPENRLLARGPRQRLSAEQLRDQALAASGMLVEEIGGPSVRPLQPVGLWKELTGVADYEPGQGADLVRRSLYTFWKRTIAPPNMTALDAPSREFCTVRSSRTNTPLQALTLLNETTFSSAATGLAERALARQGETDRERIAWAFQVCTSRHPTTQELEILTRGLHQQRQLSPGNEAAAHTALMRVLLNLDETLHRN, encoded by the coding sequence ATGCGTACATGCGAATCGACGAAATACATCAGGCGGTTGTCGCTGAGCAACTTGTGGCTGCTCACCATCGTCACTTGGCAGACTTGCCCAGCTGCCGAGATTCAGTTCAACCGCGACATCCGCCCGATTCTGTCCGATAGTTGCTTCCCCTGCCACGGCCCCGATGAAAAGAATCGCCAGGCTGAACTACGACTCGACCTCTCCGAATCGGCCCTGCTCTCTCGCGACGGTCGCCGTGCCATCTTCCCCGGCAATGCCAACGCCAGTGAAGTCATCCAGCGAATTACCAATAGCGACCCCGACCTGCGCATGCCTCCGCGCGATAGCGGCCACGCGGTTACGCCCGAGCAAGTCGAACTGCTGCGTCGCTGGATCACCGCCGGCGCGAAATGGGAAAGGCATTGGTCTCTCCTATCGCCCGTGCAACCGCCATTGCCAGGTACGAAGCAAACCAATTGGCCGACTCAACCGCTCGATACCTTTGTGCTGTCCCGTCTTGAGAAAGAAGAACTACAGCCTGCCGCGCAGGCCGATCAAGCCACACTGTTGCGGCGGATATCGTTCGACCTGACCGGCCTGCCACCGACGCCGACCGAAGTGGCAACGTTCCTCGCCGATCAAGCGCCCGATGCTTACGAACGACAAGTCGACCGGCTGCTGGCTTCCCCCCGCTATGGCGAGCGGATGGCCGGCCCCTGGCTCGATGCAGCCCGCTATGCCGATACGAGTGGCTATCAAAGTGACGGCGAGCGATTCATGTGGCGTTGGCGCGATTGGGTGATTGCCGCCTACAACCGCAACCTGCCCTTCGATCGGTTCACCATTGAACAGCTGGCCGGCGACCTGCTGCCGAATGCCACGCTGGAGCAAAAGATCGCGACCGGCTTTCATCGGAACCATCGAGGAAATGCCGAAGGGGGCATCATCGCCGAGGAATACGCAGCCGAGTACGTAGCCGACCGAGTCGAAACCACCGGTACCGTTTGGCTTGGACTGACCATCGGCTGTGCCCGCTGCCACGATCACAAATTCGATCCACTCCCCACGCGAGATTTCTACAGCCTGGCCGCGTTCTTCAATAACGTCCCCGAAAAAGGCCGCGCCGTAAAGTTCGGCAATTCCCCTCCGTTCATCGCCGCGCCGACAGAGCGACAACAGGAAGCGCAGTCTCAATTGCATGGTCGCCTGCTCGTAGCCAACTCCCAATGGCACAAATACCAGCCAGAAGTCGAGCGGGCTCAGTTGCTATGGGAAAAGTCAGACCCCGCGAAGTTACCACCACACTACTTTCACAACCAAGCGCTCGTTAAGGATTGGACCGCCGACGATTCGCGATTTAACGGCGAGCGTGTCTTTGATGCTGGCGATATCGCCGACTTCGGCTATCTCGACAAGTTCACCCTCTCGGCCTGGATTTGGCTGGATGATGAGAAAAGTGGCGGGACGATCATTTCGCGCATGACGGACGTGCCGCATGGAGACGGCTATCAGTTCGCTGTTGTCGGCGGCAAGTTGCAACTGAACCTCGTGAAGCGCTGGCTCGATGATTCCACCCGCGTGCAAACAGCTAACAAGTTGCAAACGGGCCGCTGGCAGCATGTCGCCACCACCTACGATGGCTCGCGCACGGCGGAAGGGATTCGCTTCTATGTGAATGGACAGTTGCAAAAGAACGACGTGCTGCTAGATGAAATTAATCAACCCATCAACGTGAAAGCTCCACTGCGGATTGGCGGCGGCGGTGGGCCGGCGATGAACTTTCGCGGGCAGTTGCGGAGCGCGCGAGTCGACGCAATTGACCTGGTTTCAAATGACGTTGCCTGGCTCGCGACGGCTGAGACACTTCCCGAGATCTTGAAGATCGAGCCGGCCAAGCGAACGGCGGCCCAGGCCCGCAAGTTGCGCGAGTACTATCTGACCCATCATGCAGATGAACGGGCACGCACATTGTTGCAACGCGTGCAAACCTTGGCGCAGCAGGCAAGAGCCTTACAAGATTCGCTCCCCACCGTGATGGTGATGGAAGAACTGCCGCAGCCGCGCGAGACCTTCGTGCTGCTGCGCGGGCAGTACGATCAACCGGGCGAGCGCGTTTCGTTTGGCGTCCCCGGCGCGTTGCCTGCCTGGCCCAATCAGGCGCCGAACAACCGTCTGGGCCTCGCACGCTGGCTGGTTTCGCCCACGCATCCACTCACCGCGCGGGTGCAGGTGAATCGCCTTTGGCAATTGCACTTTGGCACCGGCCTGGTGAAGACGGCGGAAGACTTCGGTTCGCAAGGCGAGTGGCCCAGCCATCCCGAATTACTCGATTGGCTGGCCGTGCAGTGGCCCGCACATGGTTGGGATGTGAAGTGGCTCCAGCGGCAAATGGTGACGAGCAGTACTTATCGACAAACGTCGCGCACCACTCCGCAGCGACTCGAACTCGATCCCGAGAATCGCCTGCTCGCGCGTGGGCCGCGGCAACGACTTTCGGCCGAGCAATTGCGCGATCAGGCCCTGGCCGCGAGTGGCATGCTCGTCGAAGAAATCGGCGGGCCCTCGGTTCGCCCCCTGCAACCAGTTGGGCTGTGGAAGGAACTGACCGGCGTCGCCGACTACGAACCGGGGCAAGGAGCCGATTTGGTTCGCCGTAGCCTCTATACCTTCTGGAAGCGAACGATCGCCCCGCCAAATATGACGGCCCTCGATGCTCCCTCGCGCGAGTTTTGCACCGTCCGCTCGTCGCGCACCAACACCCCGCTTCAGGCCCTCACTCTGCTGAACGAAACCACCTTCTCCTCGGCAGCCACTGGCTTGGCCGAACGGGCACTGGCTCGCCAAGGCGAAACCGATCGCGAGCGGATCGCCTGGGCATTTCAGGTTTGCACCTCGCGGCATCCCACCACCCAGGAACTGGAAATCCTGACTCGCGGCCTGCACCAGCAACGCCAGCTTTCGCCAGGCAACGAAGCCGCCGCCCACACCGCCCTCATGCGCGTCCTGCTAAACCTGGACGAAACATTGCATCGGAATTGA
- a CDS encoding VWA domain-containing protein produces the protein MQVKNSKVAAVGALMLVIDKSGSMNGEKLELSKAAAIAAVGMLGPLDSVGVIAFDDGHDEVISLQRVGDRAHRIKDRIKRIGPGGGTNMETGLKRGYEQLLKSKASVKHLIVLTDGQTAGSGYQKLSSDMRKRDITTTAVAVGADASKSLLQEIATRGDGKYYQANNPKAIPKIFMKETRRVMRPLVFESDSGLQLVQNEHHEIMTGIDPSMPPITGYVLTTLKENPLVEAPLLAPLPGAPNNTVLAAWTYGLGRTVAFTTDSGQRWASSWADWGDRDKFFVQMIRWSMRPLLDQGNFTVATQMRDGQLDVNVQAVTPQGDFINNLSMGGALIGDDNDEQGELTFEQTGPGRYRASLPLEKTGTYLLGIQPGPGMGILRTGVNIPYSAEYRDTTTNESLLASLAAIKPAGGQPGELVRLPENSQQWSQFTQANHFRRDLPPGRSLTGVWPTTVLIAACLFFFDILNRRLQIPWDVISAQLAKLRLTKTTAEIATPAIARLQATKRQARERTAPTWLPPQPDESPAAVDRVRGDVATNAAAPNEPAPIAPSVAPPVPTAEAEDYSDRLLKKLREVRAKERDKRG, from the coding sequence TTGCAGGTAAAGAACTCGAAGGTCGCGGCCGTTGGCGCGCTGATGCTGGTGATCGACAAGTCGGGTTCGATGAACGGCGAAAAGCTGGAACTAAGCAAAGCAGCTGCGATCGCAGCTGTCGGCATGCTCGGCCCGCTCGACTCAGTCGGCGTGATTGCGTTCGACGACGGGCACGACGAAGTGATTTCGCTGCAGCGGGTCGGCGACCGGGCTCATCGCATCAAGGATCGCATCAAGCGCATCGGTCCCGGCGGTGGCACGAACATGGAGACAGGGCTCAAGCGTGGCTACGAGCAACTCCTCAAGTCGAAAGCTTCGGTTAAGCACCTGATCGTCCTCACCGACGGCCAAACCGCTGGCAGCGGCTATCAAAAGTTGTCCTCCGACATGCGCAAGCGCGATATCACCACCACCGCGGTTGCCGTGGGCGCCGATGCGTCGAAGTCGCTGCTGCAGGAGATCGCCACGCGTGGCGACGGCAAGTATTACCAGGCGAATAATCCCAAAGCGATCCCCAAGATTTTCATGAAAGAGACCCGCCGCGTGATGCGGCCGCTGGTCTTCGAAAGTGACAGCGGGCTGCAACTGGTGCAGAACGAGCATCACGAAATTATGACAGGCATTGATCCGAGCATGCCGCCCATTACCGGTTACGTCCTCACGACGCTGAAAGAGAATCCGCTGGTCGAAGCGCCGCTGCTCGCGCCGCTGCCCGGCGCGCCGAACAACACCGTCCTGGCGGCCTGGACCTACGGACTGGGTCGCACGGTCGCCTTCACCACCGACAGCGGGCAGCGGTGGGCCAGCAGTTGGGCCGATTGGGGCGATCGCGACAAGTTCTTCGTGCAGATGATTCGCTGGTCGATGCGTCCGCTGCTCGATCAAGGGAACTTCACCGTCGCGACGCAGATGCGCGATGGCCAGTTGGATGTGAACGTGCAGGCCGTCACGCCGCAGGGCGATTTCATCAATAACCTCTCGATGGGTGGCGCGCTAATCGGCGACGACAACGACGAGCAGGGAGAACTAACGTTCGAGCAGACCGGCCCGGGGCGCTATCGCGCGAGCTTGCCACTGGAGAAAACGGGCACTTATCTGCTTGGCATTCAGCCCGGCCCGGGGATGGGGATTTTGCGCACGGGCGTCAACATTCCTTACTCGGCCGAGTATCGCGACACCACCACGAACGAGTCCCTACTCGCCTCGCTCGCTGCAATCAAACCAGCCGGGGGCCAACCTGGTGAACTGGTGCGCTTGCCCGAGAACTCGCAGCAGTGGTCCCAGTTTACTCAGGCGAATCATTTTCGCCGCGATCTCCCCCCCGGTCGTTCGCTCACCGGCGTCTGGCCAACGACGGTGCTAATCGCCGCCTGCCTCTTCTTTTTCGACATTCTCAATCGCCGCTTACAAATTCCCTGGGACGTCATTAGCGCCCAACTGGCCAAGCTGCGCCTGACCAAGACCACCGCCGAGATCGCCACTCCGGCAATCGCCCGGCTGCAAGCCACCAAACGCCAAGCGCGGGAGCGAACTGCACCTACCTGGCTGCCACCGCAACCGGATGAATCGCCCGCAGCCGTCGATCGGGTGCGCGGGGACGTCGCGACGAATGCGGCCGCGCCAAATGAACCAGCACCCATTGCTCCTTCAGTCGCCCCGCCTGTGCCCACCGCCGAAGCCGAAGACTATTCCGACCGCCTGCTGAAAAAGCTGCGCGAGGTGCGCGCCAAGGAGCGGGATAAACGGGGGTAG
- a CDS encoding vWA domain-containing protein: protein MQWLQLSFDRPWFLLLLMLLPAIWVMGWRSLSGLGRVRFYTALTFRSLLLILLVCALAEIQLVRISQRIVALFLIDQSTSVAADERRAAFEYAGSTVAKHRDTVVEDQAGVIVFGSQAQIEHAPSPAGPLPKQLESTVDDSRTNLAAAMRLAKASFPAGAAKRVVILSDGNQNVGDALSEARDLAAAGIGIDVAPLAHGPQGDVVVERVTAPTGARIGQAFDVQVVVDYRLPPVSQFSKPPPSTVRGKLSIVRRASGHTQLVGEEEVTLRAGKQVFQFRQQLDETAFYTYEARFVPADAKFDHYVQNNAAAAFTHLQGRGRVLLIVNSENPLEFDGLADLLRKHELEVTIQPTNALFSSLGELQNFDCVVLGNVPRTTGVLADELQQFTDEQVNMLVKNVEQLGAGLVMIGGPESFGAGAGPIPNSKRRSLSICR from the coding sequence ATGCAGTGGTTGCAGCTTTCGTTCGATCGACCTTGGTTCTTACTGCTATTGATGCTCTTGCCGGCCATTTGGGTCATGGGCTGGCGCAGCTTGTCGGGTTTGGGACGCGTGCGGTTCTATACGGCGCTGACGTTCCGTTCGTTACTGCTGATCTTGCTCGTCTGCGCCTTGGCCGAGATTCAACTGGTTCGCATTTCGCAGCGGATCGTGGCCCTGTTCCTGATCGATCAATCGACCAGCGTCGCCGCCGACGAACGTCGGGCTGCCTTTGAATATGCCGGCTCCACAGTCGCGAAGCATCGCGACACTGTTGTTGAAGACCAGGCCGGGGTCATTGTCTTTGGCAGTCAAGCGCAGATCGAACATGCGCCGTCCCCCGCGGGCCCGCTGCCGAAGCAACTCGAAAGCACCGTCGACGACAGTCGTACGAACCTGGCTGCCGCGATGCGATTGGCGAAAGCCTCGTTTCCTGCCGGCGCAGCCAAGCGAGTGGTGATCCTTAGCGACGGCAATCAAAACGTCGGCGATGCCCTGAGCGAAGCTCGCGATCTGGCTGCAGCTGGCATTGGCATCGACGTTGCACCCCTCGCGCATGGTCCGCAGGGAGATGTTGTCGTCGAGCGGGTTACCGCGCCAACTGGCGCGCGGATTGGCCAGGCCTTCGACGTGCAGGTGGTTGTCGACTATCGCCTGCCGCCGGTCAGCCAGTTCAGCAAACCGCCGCCGAGTACGGTTCGTGGCAAGCTCAGCATTGTGCGCCGCGCATCGGGGCACACGCAGCTAGTGGGTGAAGAGGAAGTCACGCTTCGCGCCGGCAAACAGGTGTTTCAATTCCGGCAGCAACTCGACGAGACCGCTTTCTACACTTACGAAGCGCGGTTCGTCCCTGCCGACGCGAAGTTCGACCACTACGTACAGAACAACGCCGCCGCTGCGTTCACGCACTTGCAAGGGCGCGGCCGGGTGCTGCTGATCGTCAATTCCGAAAACCCGCTGGAGTTCGACGGTCTGGCCGATCTGCTTCGCAAGCACGAGTTGGAAGTTACCATTCAGCCCACCAATGCCCTCTTTAGTTCGCTGGGCGAGTTGCAAAACTTCGATTGCGTGGTGCTTGGCAACGTCCCGCGCACCACCGGCGTGCTCGCCGACGAACTGCAGCAGTTCACCGACGAGCAGGTGAACATGCTGGTGAAGAATGTCGAACAATTGGGCGCTGGGCTGGTAATGATTGGCGGGCCCGAAAGTTTCGGCGCGGGGGCTGGGCCAATACCGAACTCGAAAAGGCGCTCCCTGTCGATTTGCAGGTAA